The genome window TTAATGTAAGAAATTTAAAGTGATTAAGCTGTTAGTCTGGACTCAAGCGAACCACTTGGAACCCTGATAGGTTTTCCAGATTGATAAGATGATGATCAGTCTATGGTATCAAAAAGAAGAAATGAATCTTTagataaaattatcaaataaCACAGAAAATAAGGATGGTGTCATTGTTTGTATTACACATCGCCTAAATTGAGATTGCTCAAGCCTCACTGGCATCCAATCCTGTCATCCACCTGGTAACAACGAACATCAAGTTAGAAGACAGTTGTACTCTTCATTACTACCGACAAACATAACAATTTTTTTAATAGCAATTTGTTAAGCCAAGTGTGACACCCCAATATGCGAGTAAATTATCTTAGAGAAAACTGTGGTCATCCATGGTTCATACAGCTCACATATGTCCATTCACGGAGGTAAGGGTCTGATGGTTAAAAAATGTGCTGCCACAGAATGATCAAGTCATCCAAGATGTTTTGGAGCTACCAGAAAATATGACAAATTGGTATCAGCCGTAAAGTCTGTTTGCAAATCACTCGATTTAACGTCTACGAACACCATCATACATCTGAACTATGGAAGACCTACTTATTAAAAGGGCTGTAATTGGCAGTGCAAACCGATACTTCAAATCATCACACGCTTGCCCAAGAAAGACAATTTCGAATCAAGATCTCAACAGTGCGTACAAGTTTCACACTCCAAACTGTTAATAACAGAGGTAAATTTGTCTTTGCGACGTGCGGTTTACGATACATGTTACCATGGGCATTCAGATGAGGTTACATAGACATTAGGCCTCCACATGAtggatcttttcttttttgtcttagATTTTCTGAAACCAACAACAGAACACGTGAGAACAAGTCAACaactcaatcatataaagtacatGGCTAATGGCACAATGCTTAAACTAGAAATAGATACCTCAGCTTGTGCAGTCTAAGAGCCTCAGATATATTTCATTCCTGCAATTCTTATACGCCTCGATATCAAGAACTGACTTAGTGAATAAATCACTCCTAACAACCCTATAACCCTCACCGTTACTATGTCTGTTATCACAATTGATGGCAAATTTAGTGGCAAAGTCAGCAACAAAACTGAATCTGTCTGCTTCACATAGTCCCACATAAAGCGATTGAAGAGAATGTGGTTCGGCAAGGTAAGCATAAGGAGGGCCGCATTTTTAACGGCGAAAAACCACCCAGGCCCTCCAATTTCAAGACCCCAACCCATGTTGCCACGCCAGGCTTCCTCCCATATCCTGTACAAAGCAGTCAACACCAAGTAGCCCGATATAGCCAGAGTCACGGGGAAGTATCTTTGTCTGTCACCAAAACCAGCAAATATATCGGAGTCTTGGTTAAGAAGCAGAAGAATTGGCGCCAGGAAAAATATTGCACGGTTTGAGCCACCAGTGAGATGGATGTTAAGGATCAGGCAGATGATGAAGCACATAACCGTGGAGACATTGCCCACTGCAGGCATCCAAGCAGCCTCTGTGGCCAACCTCTTGATTGTGAAGGATGGTGCAGCTGACGGCCTCCGCTGTTGGATGAGTCTTGATTTTGGTGGGAAGCCTGATTTATGGTCAAATTGACTAGTTGGTGCACCTCTGCCAAGAGCCTTCTCACGCAACAATGAAGCCAACTCAAATTTGATTTCTAATGCAATAAGCATAAATATCATTGCATAAAGGCCCAAAAGTGACATTCTTGCGCCTTCAACAGCCAGGAGAGTGTTGAACCTTTCTGCTTCTTCCCCTTCTTCTATGTTCTTGGCTCTAAGCTGTCCTTCCAATAAATATGTAACTGGAAAGAGGGCTACCAATAAAGCAAATACCCATGGCAAAAGCCTCGTACTTGATGCAGACGGAAGGTGTGTGAAAACTATAAGGACGGAAGCACAAACAATGGTGGAGACAAGAAGGGGATACAGAATTATGGCCTCAAAGAAGTATTCTGCACATATGTAGATGCCTAATGTTATTCCAACTCCAACAGCATAGAAGGCCCTTAGTTCAACAATATACTTAATGGGTATAATGGAAGTGACTGCTGCAAGTGTAAGTAAGATGGTCACTATGAGCAGCCATGATGGCCATGTAGGCCGAGTAGCCACAAAACCATATATTGAAATATCATCAGAAGATTGATATGCTGATTTAATCAAGTCTGAGTGCAATGCCCCTGACAGTGAAATTGGAGGCTGCATTAGAACAAAAAGTAGGCCCATGGACACCACCAGGACAAGGATTCTCTTCGCCAGCTGCAAATAGATAAATATTATAACTAAACTGCATCTCTACCAAATATCATCTTAACAAACTAAGATTATATCTGCAACAAAAATTGTGTCACCAAGTCATATCAGAGTGAAACAGGAACAAACATCTATTTCATGGATTGGTAGTTGTAAAAAGTTATggcattagatggataagagcaaCATTGCATTGACCTTTTTTTGTGCATTGCATGACATTGAACTTTTAGttttaaaaagggaaaataaaTTGGCTTTTTTGTTTGTATATTTTATTGGtattttttagttaaaaaaatacatcaagCTTACAAGCAAACAAGGCTCTTCTACCAGCAAGTTACTTGGCCTTAAATGTCAATTGGGGAAGTGGGTGTATGAATGCAACAAAAACATTTGTATGGACTGTTTACAAATGCAAACAACGGTATGTAACTACCCTGGGGAAAGAAAACATGACAAAAAATAATTGCTCATGCACCAAACAAATGCAGGCCACTTACTGCAGCATCAGTGCACTTCAATAGATTATCAATGAAAGCAAAATCCAAAATCCTCCTACTAAGTAACTAGGTTCTCAAATAACTGCATGAAGggagaataaaaaaatatcaaactgGTGACAAGTACCAAAGAATGGAATCATTAGATCCTATGAGAAAGTGATGATTGACGGGTGGGGCTTAATATATTGTTTAACATACATGGTTACATAAGGTGTATAAGCTTTTTCAAAGTTCAATTATAAATTTGATGACTTTATCTCCACCTATCCTATATTCATTAGGTCTTTCAATCACGTAACGGAATAAATAAGCATACATCTCAGTTGATGTTTCACTTTGTTTGTACCGAGCACTAGTATTGTCAAGTTCAAAGCAATTTTTTACCACCATTAGTTTTTACCTAATGAAACCAGACAAAGCTAATAACTTGACAAAATTCACATCTCAGTTGACTTATCTGTTCAACCAAAATTTCTTGAACCGTAGAAAGAAACCAAGTCTCTTAATGCATAATATAACCCAAAGctcaaattaaattttttttaatcatatatgtGTTGAAATCTTATTCTAATTGATGCTCCACTGTCTCCATGTAGGAGGCATATCGAAGCAGGCGATGAGCCAAGCCTCATTGTGTCTCCTGACTAGaagtcacatgtatatatatatatatatatatatatatatatatagagagagagagagagagagagagagagagagagacctcggCTTTGGTCCATGTACTGATTGGCAGTCAGACCAATAAATACCCGGTCGAATTGTACCAAACCAACGAGTCTAGAAAATCTAATTCCAAAAATGTGTAATCTCAGCCTGACTTTAACATTATACACCATCCCTTATTGCCTATATAGGAGAACCTGCAAGTTGGACCACAATCATATAGGAACTCTAGCATTCCCAAAGCTAAAAAGTTTTAACTGAAATATTTTACTATTCATTTCAGAACCTTCTCCCTTTCATTTTAAAAGTCCACATCCACAAtcaaatataaagtaaaaaaagacTTATCTGTTCAACTTCATCTTTAAGAAGGCTCCCTACTTTCTTATGATCTTATTAGGTTTGCCAAGGGATTAACAAATGCTTCCATATATGGGAAATCCATTTGATATTTTGACTCTTTGATAGATAGCATGAAATCTCAATATAAATGAGAAGTAAATTAATTGTGGTGGAAACACTTCCAAGATACTATAGCCTTCCTAACTAGCTTTGCTAACAACCAACCAAACCTTTTGAGCAAAGTCTTGCTGCAATGATCTAAACTCCAGTTCATGTGCAGGCAAAATAGCATCAGACATTGCTAAATATGATTGTTCTAACACTAGCAAGTCAACTTAACTATGAGATTGAAAATAATCCACATAATAATGCACTATGAAAGTCCAAAATTTGAGATCCTATGCTAGCAATTCATACTCCATAGAGTAATTTGGCTTGCATGATAAATGAAATGAAAAAACTATCAACCTGATGTAGTTGTTTTTCATTTTCGCTAAACCAGTAAAAGGCATAGAGATGGATTGAAAAAATTATTAGCATAGCATTCTTTTAATAATAACATAATTACAAATAAAGATACCAGTAACCTGAATAGTAACTAAAATCAACCTGTGCAATAAAGATGCTGACTTGTGTTTTACCTGGACATGGGAAAAGTGAAGAGCAACTATTGGGATGCAAGCAATTCCAGCCAAGAGAATAAATGAACCCAAAAGCAAACCATCAGATGGAGGCCTTCCATTCCACCATTGAAGAGCTTCAAAAATTGTTTCTCGACATAACCAAGCAGATAAAGCAACCACAGATGCATGAGCATAACCTTGCCAAGATTTCATTTTCGAAGCTCCTTTTGACTTATCTCTGCATAATTGAAAACCAGAAACCAAGATGAATAGAATAAATTAATCTATTAATCATTTAAAAGCaattataaaatatatcattAAAGTAACAAATACTTTCTTAAAATAAACATGGTGAATGTGTATTTCATAGCAGAAGATATTAATTATATATGGCTTGGTCTATACTTGTAAAGAAGCAGCGGAGGGGAAACAGCCAATAGTAAAATAGCCGTCATCCACAAAACTGATTTTGATGTAATAAACAGCATTGCCAGCTTTGACAGGTACAAACAGGTCAAGATCCAAACAGCTTTTGGCCCAATCCGTTGATCAACAGATAACCTCCTCACCAAAGCCAAGCCCAGTAAAGTGGTTGTCAAGACCATGTAGCTAGGATACATAACATCTTCATCAAACCCAAAATAATAGATGACAGTGTAGTTGAAGAAGCGGTCCTCTATATAGCACAATAATAGTGCATGACCGGTAAGACCAATCTCAGTTAAAAACCGCAACTTCAAAGGAAGAAGTGCCAAGCCAGGAACAGCCATTGCCATGATTATGCTTGCGACTATCAACTTGCAGAAGGATTTTAAAGACATACCAGCGATCCATATATTTAGATCCCAGTAGTTATGTACAACAAACCATAGAACCATCAGGCTTGCTAATGCAACAAATGCAAAGTATGATGTCAAGCTTTTCTTTGTGAAAAATCGGGCAATGTAGAAGCCAGAGATCATAGGAAGAGGGAGTAACTGCCAAAGTGACACAAGTCCATTTCAATGATTATTAGCAAATAATAATATGACAAAATACGACACACAATAATAGAACAATGGCATACATGTACAAGATTTTCATGCAAACAAAAGGCATCAAATCAGAAAAACAGAACATGCAAACACTCAAGTCCAACAGACTGCAAAAAATTCTTATGAACAAATGTCAGTAAAATTCAGCAATACAATTGTATCAATGATATAAATCTTTGAttatctaaaatataaatattacttGCCACTTACACTAGACATTTAGCTAAAATTCGACTTGAACATGTGGTTTTTATTATTACATAAAAGAAGATATGCTAGCTGCATCATTATTTTCTCCTTCAACCTAGGAGTTCTAAGCAACTCTATTTATGTCTTCTTTTGCTACTATTACATTTATCTTGCATAATCTGGCATACTAAGTTTATCTTAACTTTTCAATCAAATCAATTCTAAAACTAAATTATATTAGTAATCATCTTCATGGAAAATGATTTTAAACCATGAGATGAAGGAGACTAACTTTAAGACAAAAGAAGATTCTGCATACTATCCAGAGCAAAGAACATAAGGATCTCAGCCATCATGAACTCTAATTTGTACTTTAATAATCACCTAAAAAGCAATGGAAaaaaagaaacattgcataaaaaatttaaaatttggaggACTAGTAAAATGTAACAAAGGAATGACACAGAACAAATGTCAGAGGCAACTCAAATGGAAAATTACATACAATGACCTCCATCATGCATAGCAACTAGACACTTTAGTATTCTAAAATCCACCACGGAATATCTTCAGGCATTCTATCATATAGATGGCACTCTATCATTAGACCTCTTCAAAGATAATAAAActcatagttaaaaaaaaaaagtctgacCATAAACACTAGATGATTTTGCTCAGTCCAGTTTGGGACTATTTTTCAGTCCAGTTCAGGACTCTTTTTCCAATTTTTAAAATATCTCTCCAACTGTTGACAGCCAAAacatctcttctcctcctctgctgctctcctcctccatctcctcctcctccttgttccGAAGTCTCTCCATCTTTCTGTATGTTTGTACCACCTGGTACACCAGTATACCATGTGTCGATAGGCTAGCATGTACCAGACCCATACCGGTCCAACCAAAGATTGATAGGGGTCTGCCTCAAGATTTGAAACATTGATAAAAACAATTGATAGCATCCAAGATGAATCCCATTCTAACCAAATTCTCCGTCTTATAATCAGATATTAGCATGAATCAATATAACAAATTGAAGCTAAAAAAATTTGACCAGTTTTGATCAATTCTAACCACATTTGATAACTTCATGACAAGAAAAATAAGAGGGAGAAGactgaaagaagagggagaagaagaatgaATGACAAAAACAAAATTGACCATATAAAGTTGGGAAAATTTTCTCAGATAGAGAAAGTGATAGAGCATGAGGAAAGGAGAGGATAGACTAACGAGCAGCCCATAACctcttaaaaagaaaataaattttgtGACAAAGGCATCATGGGATTTAATGCCAAATACCATGGGTGCTCTTTCCAAATAGTCCTTTTCTTTATATTTCTATGCATGAGCTGACACTTCAACCACACAACACTTCAACGCCAAATACCATGTGTGCACTTTTCAAATAGTCCTTGTCTTCAGAAGTCTATGCATGATCCAACACTTAATCCACACAATAACAATAGAGGCACAGGAGTCAAATGGGTGCCCACTATCTCCAAGGCTTTTGAATGTCTCAGATTCAATGCTTAACTTGACTAAAGATGCAAAAACACAATTGATCAAACCAAAGCAACATTGGCCAAATATGTATACAGAAGACAGCAAAATTTAATAAT of Musa acuminata AAA Group cultivar baxijiao chromosome BXJ2-3, Cavendish_Baxijiao_AAA, whole genome shotgun sequence contains these proteins:
- the LOC135607915 gene encoding uncharacterized protein LOC135607915: MMSDDPFARHRAFISASVSAPSFPTFNSPSSSSSRSPSLSPNPNPNPLLRPSPSSSSAAAAAAATSASSAASKSRLISPPSFSHNGRVALALAPAAAFLLDLGGAPVLTVLSVGLILTYLLDSLRLKSAAFFAVWASLIASQLAFFFSASVYYAPLLAGLALLLCAETTFLIGVWASLQFRWIKIESPSILPALERLLFACIPIIVPALFTWATVSALGMVNAAYYLMAYSCLFYWLFALPRSSAFKSQKHEAGESQILGPFEGCLHTLYLLFVPLLFRVGSHHATVFSSFSSVCDLLLLFFIPFLFQLYASMKGALWWVTRDAHQMHQIRVVNGAVAMVVVVICLEVRVVFHSFGRYLHAPPPLNYLLVTVTMLGGASGVGAYAVGMVGDAFSSAAFTVLSVLVSAAGAIVIGFPVLLLPLPMISGFYIARFFTKKSLTSYFAFVALASLMVLWFVVHNYWDLNIWIAGMSLKSFCKLIVASIIMAMAVPGLALLPLKLRFLTEIGLTGHALLLCYIEDRFFNYTVIYYFGFDEDVMYPSYMVLTTTLLGLALVRRLSVDQRIGPKAVWILTCLYLSKLAMLFITSKSVLWMTAILLLAVSPPLLLYKDKSKGASKMKSWQGYAHASVVALSAWLCRETIFEALQWWNGRPPSDGLLLGSFILLAGIACIPIVALHFSHVQLAKRILVLVVSMGLLFVLMQPPISLSGALHSDLIKSAYQSSDDISIYGFVATRPTWPSWLLIVTILLTLAAVTSIIPIKYIVELRAFYAVGVGITLGIYICAEYFFEAIILYPLLVSTIVCASVLIVFTHLPSASSTRLLPWVFALLVALFPVTYLLEGQLRAKNIEEGEEAERFNTLLAVEGARMSLLGLYAMIFMLIALEIKFELASLLREKALGRGAPTSQFDHKSGFPPKSRLIQQRRPSAAPSFTIKRLATEAAWMPAVGNVSTVMCFIICLILNIHLTGGSNRAIFFLAPILLLLNQDSDIFAGFGDRQRYFPVTLAISGYLVLTALYRIWEEAWRGNMGWGLEIGGPGWFFAVKNAALLMLTLPNHILFNRFMWDYVKQTDSVLLLTLPLNLPSIVITDIVTVRVIGLLGVIYSLSQFLISRRIRIAGMKYI